One Engystomops pustulosus chromosome 11, aEngPut4.maternal, whole genome shotgun sequence DNA window includes the following coding sequences:
- the LOC140106094 gene encoding uncharacterized protein: MRSCIRDVRLVTMDQSLLTERILHLTLEIIYLLTGEDYEPRKETSRRQEVRDEMKVQNLIVGPQSLSEVDGRNNRLKILDLSRKILELLSGEVPIRCQDVSIYFSMEEWDYIEEHKDQYQDVIMEEHQNLTSLDGSSVRNTSDRRHGPIHLQDFVEDEMSKEYPENLNIIVVDIAPKTEQEEKMKFKVEDSHDCLGSDGEVLYCCQALTFQDRSPGASQVDNSELSSGQSDLDTQNLKQYICPDCGKSFSRLSHFTIHQRIHTGEKPYVCSECGKSFSCNSYLAKHQRSHTGEKPFACSECGKCFNQSSNLFKHQKTHTGDKPFMCSLCGKCFTQKSHLSIHQIIHTGEKRFNCPECGKCFSNNARLVAHIRVHTGEKPFGCSLCDKRFTQKSHLVKHQVVHTGEKPFSCSQCAKCFISNSHLVIHQRIHTGEKPFSCSECGKRFTQKSDLVRHAKIHIGEKPYSCTTCGKQFLCKAYLVQHHKVHRAETAT; encoded by the exons ATGCGCTCATGTATACGTGACGTCAGACTAGTGACCATGGATCAGAGTCTCCTGACTGAGAGGATACTGCACCTCACCTTGGAGATCATCTatctgctgactggagag GATTATGAACCTAGGAAGGAAACCAGTAGACGGCAAGAGGTGAGAGACGAAATGAAGGTGCAGAACCTCATTGTGGGACCTCAGTCTCTCTCAGAGGTAGATGGGAGAAACAACAGGCTGAAGATCCTGGACCTGAGCAGGAAGATCctggagctgctgagcggagag gttcctataaggtgtcaggatgtctccatctatttctccatggaggagtgggactacATAGAAGAGCACAAGGACCAGTACCAAGACGTCATTATGGAGGAGCACCAGAACCTCACATCACTGG ATGGATCCAGCGTGAGGAATACATCAGATAGACGTCACGGTCCGATCCATCTACAGGACTTTGTGGAAGATGAGATGTCCAAGGAATATCCG GAGAACttgaatattatagtagttgacaTTGCACCAAAAACTGAACAAGAAGAGAAGATGAAATTTAAGGTTGAAGATTCTCATGATTGTCTTGGATCAG ACGGTGAAGTTCTATATTGTTGTCAAGCTCTGACTTTTCAGGACAGATCCCCGGGAGCGAGCCAGGTTGACAATTCAGAGCTCTCCAGTGGTCAGTCTGATTTAGATACACAGAACCTGAAACAATATATCTGTCCAGACTGCGGAAAGTCCTTTTCTCGCCTTTCGCACTTTACcatccatcagagaattcacacaggggagaagccatacgtGTGCTCAGAATGTGGAAAGAGCTTTTCTTGTAACTCCTACCTGGCCAAGcatcagagaagccacacaggggagaagccgtttgcCTGCTCCGAATGTGGAAAGTGTTTTAATCAGAGTTCTAACCTCTTCAAGcaccagaaaactcacaccgGAGATAAACCATTTATGTGCTCACTGTGCGGGAAATGTTTCACCCAAAAATCCCATCTGTCCATACACCAGATCATCCACACGGGCGAGAAAAGGTTCAACTGCCCCGAGTGTGGAAAGTGCTTCAGCAATAACGCCAGGCTGGTGGCCCACATCCGCGTCCACACCGGAGAAAAGCCTTTCGGGTGTTCCCTATGTGACAAACGCTTCACTCAGAAGTCGCATCTGGTCAAGCACCAAGTGGTTCACACCGGAGAGAAACCGTTCAGCTGTTCGCAATGCGCAAAGTGTTTTATTAGTAACTCGCATCTCGTCATCCACCAAAGgatccacacaggagagaagccattctctTGTAGCGAATGCGGAAAGAGGTTCACCCAAAAATCGGACCTGGTCCGCCATGCAAAAATCCACATTGGAGAAAAACCGTATTCATGTACGACGTGCGGGAAGCAGTTCCTGTGTAAGGCTTATCTGGTGCAACATCACAAAGTGCACAGAGCGGAGACTGCAACATGA